Proteins from a genomic interval of Verrucomicrobiota bacterium:
- a CDS encoding GDP-mannose 4,6-dehydratase — protein MRVLVTGGAGFIGSHLVEALLARDQQVAVLDDFNDFYDPAIKTQNLAAARNRISLFRGDIRDEKTVQAAFADFKPEAVVHLAARAGVRPSVQQPALYLQTNILGTHHLLAAAREHGTRKFVFASSSSVYGACREVPFREDQPLVQTLSPYASTKLAGEHLCSNYAHLFGLEVVCLRFFTVYGPRQRPDLSIHKFTDLIANGQPIEVYGDGSARRDFTYVDDTLQGILAALAYDRTRFEVFNLGEGATVDLLSVIRRIENALGKTAEIRFKPPVAGDMPQTYADISKARALLNYQPAVPVEVGVPGFVEWYRNTRPR, from the coding sequence ATGAGAGTTCTTGTTACGGGCGGAGCCGGCTTCATCGGGTCGCACCTGGTTGAAGCGTTGCTGGCGCGAGACCAGCAGGTCGCTGTTCTCGACGATTTCAACGATTTCTACGATCCGGCCATCAAAACCCAAAACCTCGCCGCCGCGAGAAATCGAATCAGCCTCTTCCGGGGTGACATCCGCGACGAAAAAACCGTGCAGGCAGCGTTCGCCGACTTCAAGCCGGAAGCCGTCGTTCACCTGGCGGCGCGCGCCGGGGTTCGTCCTTCGGTCCAGCAGCCCGCGCTTTACCTGCAGACCAACATCCTCGGGACCCACCATTTACTCGCCGCTGCTCGCGAGCACGGCACCCGCAAGTTCGTGTTCGCGTCCAGCTCCTCCGTGTACGGCGCCTGCCGCGAGGTGCCCTTCCGCGAGGACCAACCCCTCGTGCAGACTCTCAGCCCGTACGCCAGCACCAAGCTGGCCGGCGAACACCTGTGCTCGAATTACGCTCACCTCTTCGGGCTGGAGGTCGTTTGCCTCCGCTTTTTCACCGTCTACGGGCCCCGGCAGCGGCCCGACCTGTCCATCCACAAATTCACTGACCTCATCGCCAACGGGCAACCCATCGAAGTCTACGGCGACGGCAGCGCCCGGCGCGACTTCACCTACGTCGATGACACGTTGCAGGGCATCCTCGCCGCGCTCGCGTATGACCGGACCCGTTTTGAAGTGTTTAACCTCGGTGAAGGAGCCACCGTCGACCTCCTCAGCGTGATCCGGCGGATCGAGAACGCCCTGGGTAAAACCGCCGAGATCCGGTTCAAGCCGCCGGTGGCCGGTGATATGCCGCAGACTTACGCCGATATTTCTAAAGCTCGCGCCCTGCTGAATTATCAGCCTGCCGTTCCCGTCGAGGTCGGCGTCCCTGGTTTTGTCGAATGGTACCGGAACACGCGGCCACGGTAA
- the trxA gene encoding thioredoxin produces MASSSVLHLTESNFYQTVRETQVPVLVDFWATWCGPCRMIAPVLDEIAAEKGEKVRVVKVDVDNNRKLAEDFRIKNIPTLLFFKGGELRDQVVGLTSKADLVSRLDSLK; encoded by the coding sequence ATGGCTTCTTCATCTGTTCTGCATCTGACGGAATCGAACTTTTACCAAACCGTACGTGAGACCCAGGTTCCCGTGTTAGTGGATTTCTGGGCAACCTGGTGCGGCCCATGCCGTATGATCGCACCCGTGCTCGACGAGATCGCCGCTGAAAAGGGTGAAAAGGTGCGCGTGGTTAAGGTTGACGTCGATAACAACCGCAAATTGGCGGAAGACTTTCGAATCAAAAACATTCCTACGTTGCTGTTTTTCAAAGGCGGCGAACTGCGTGACCAAGTGGTCGGTCTCACTTCGAAAGCCGACCTGGTCTCACGCCTCGACTCGCTGAAATGA